One Triticum dicoccoides isolate Atlit2015 ecotype Zavitan chromosome 4B, WEW_v2.0, whole genome shotgun sequence genomic window carries:
- the LOC119295502 gene encoding lysine-rich arabinogalactan protein 19-like isoform X1 produces the protein MAAAEADHHSSPPVLASSPTNTPTPVPPTTLPWAPPSSVTSALSSVLPRPRSTAVLHQPASLPRAVASTSRSSSPPAATSPRASSTRQASTTSSPPGSASSTSLAASSVASPLLPRPSSTAYVICLVARATPPPLLLDRRVIKCGVYLVGET, from the exons ATGGCCGCCGCGGAGGCTGACCACCACTCGTCGCCGCCGGTGCTAGCTTCCTCCCCAACCAACACCCCCACGCCCGTCCCGCCAACCACCCTTCCCTGGGCGCCCCCAAGCAGCGTCACCTCCGCACTCAGTTCCGTTCTCCCGCGACCTAGATCTACTGCCGTCCTCCACCAGCCGGCTTCTCTTCCTCGAGCAGTCGCTTCAACCTCCAGGAGCTCCTCTCCTCCGGCAGCAACTTCTCCACGAGCATCCTCTACACGCCAAG CGTCTACAACGTCATCTCCCCCAGGTAGTGCATCGTCTACGTCCTTGGCTGCAAGTAGTGTCGCCTCGCCTCTACTTCCTCGTCCGAGCAGCACTGCCTACGTCATCTGCCTCGTCGCTCGAGCAACACCACCTCCTCTACTTCTAGACAGACG
- the LOC119295502 gene encoding lysine-rich arabinogalactan protein 19-like isoform X2 encodes MAAAEADHHSSPPVLASSPTNTPTPVPPTTLPWAPPSSVTSALSSVLPRPRSTAVLHQPASLPRAVASTSRSSSPPAATSPRASSTRQASTTSSPPGSASSTSLAASSVASPLLPRPSSTAYVICLVARATPPPLLLDRRYCDFT; translated from the exons ATGGCCGCCGCGGAGGCTGACCACCACTCGTCGCCGCCGGTGCTAGCTTCCTCCCCAACCAACACCCCCACGCCCGTCCCGCCAACCACCCTTCCCTGGGCGCCCCCAAGCAGCGTCACCTCCGCACTCAGTTCCGTTCTCCCGCGACCTAGATCTACTGCCGTCCTCCACCAGCCGGCTTCTCTTCCTCGAGCAGTCGCTTCAACCTCCAGGAGCTCCTCTCCTCCGGCAGCAACTTCTCCACGAGCATCCTCTACACGCCAAG CGTCTACAACGTCATCTCCCCCAGGTAGTGCATCGTCTACGTCCTTGGCTGCAAGTAGTGTCGCCTCGCCTCTACTTCCTCGTCCGAGCAGCACTGCCTACGTCATCTGCCTCGTCGCTCGAGCAACACCACCTCCTCTACTTCTAGACAGACG